One segment of Nostoc flagelliforme CCNUN1 DNA contains the following:
- a CDS encoding secondary thiamine-phosphate synthase enzyme YjbQ → MPIINKLIEIETELKINIHNITSQIQDFLTSTSIKNGQILVFSRHTTTALAINEDEVRLLEDIKVFLQKLAPESARYLHNDLHLRDVPEDEPINAHSHLMAMMLTTSEIIPIVDGKLALGTWQSVLFFELDGPRKRTIFFQIYGE, encoded by the coding sequence ATGCCAATTATTAATAAGTTAATTGAAATTGAAACTGAACTAAAAATTAATATTCATAATATTACATCACAAATCCAAGATTTTCTTACTTCAACATCAATTAAAAATGGACAAATTTTAGTATTTTCTCGACACACAACCACAGCTTTAGCTATCAACGAAGATGAAGTTAGATTATTAGAAGATATAAAAGTGTTCTTGCAAAAATTAGCGCCTGAATCAGCCAGATATTTGCATAATGACTTGCATTTAAGAGATGTCCCGGAAGATGAACCAATTAATGCTCACTCTCATTTAATGGCAATGATGCTGACAACTAGTGAGATAATTCCCATTGTGGATGGTAAATTAGCTCTGGGAACCTGGCAATCTGTATTGTTTTTTGAGTTGGATGGGCCGCGCAAAAGAACGATATTTTTCCAAATTTATGGTGAATAA
- a CDS encoding tetratricopeptide repeat protein: MTQPLNQVKEWEQRRDEASRYYQRGRFQESLDLATENLHLARSIPDRAREGYTLNDLGLAHLSCWQPQKALERFNQALSVAVEIGNAPAQATALSNLGSTYSRLGRFSQALEYFDQALPIFRRSQDTQSEVSTLNDVALIYTRLGEPKRALLLQHQILRMRRLLGDFSGEATTLNGIGFAYNVLGKFEEALEFFQAALPIQRAVKNLVGEATTLNNIASIYSDLGKPKQALLLYYQVLLTRRAISDRSGEATTLHNIGYTYSTLAEHRQAMKFYKQGIAIYQQLGDGLGEISTLLNMGSLYATTKRKKMARSCYQNAQELAEQIEHQPLLEKVQQFIDSL, from the coding sequence ATGACGCAACCTTTAAATCAAGTCAAAGAGTGGGAACAACGTCGTGATGAAGCAAGCCGCTACTACCAGCGCGGGAGATTCCAAGAGTCTCTGGATCTGGCAACGGAGAATTTACACTTGGCTAGATCAATTCCAGACAGAGCCAGAGAAGGTTATACATTAAACGACCTTGGTTTAGCTCACCTCAGTTGCTGGCAACCTCAAAAAGCATTAGAGCGCTTTAATCAGGCGCTTTCGGTTGCTGTTGAAATTGGCAACGCGCCAGCACAAGCAACTGCACTTAGCAATCTAGGTTCTACCTACAGCCGTCTTGGACGCTTTTCGCAAGCGTTAGAATATTTTGACCAAGCACTGCCAATCTTTAGGCGATCGCAAGATACTCAAAGTGAAGTTTCTACTCTTAATGATGTAGCACTAATTTATACCCGGTTAGGAGAACCGAAACGGGCACTGTTGTTACAACATCAAATTTTGAGGATGCGCCGATTGTTAGGTGACTTTTCTGGTGAGGCAACAACCCTAAATGGTATTGGGTTTGCTTACAATGTCTTAGGCAAGTTTGAGGAAGCTCTAGAATTTTTTCAAGCAGCGCTTCCAATTCAACGCGCAGTCAAGAATTTGGTTGGTGAAGCAACCACTTTGAATAATATTGCCTCAATCTATAGTGATTTAGGAAAACCGAAACAAGCGCTATTGCTCTACTATCAAGTTCTTTTAACACGTCGAGCAATCAGCGATCGCTCTGGTGAGGCAACAACGCTTCATAACATTGGTTATACCTATAGCACTCTGGCAGAGCATCGGCAAGCAATGAAGTTTTATAAGCAAGGCATTGCGATTTATCAACAACTGGGCGATGGGCTGGGAGAAATTTCAACTTTGCTGAATATGGGAAGTCTTTACGCTACAACGAAACGCAAAAAAATGGCGCGATCGTGCTACCAAAACGCCCAAGAGTTGGCAGAGCAAATCGAACATCAGCCACTCCTAGAAAAAGTACAGCAGTTTATAGATTCTCTGTAG
- a CDS encoding ABC transporter ATP-binding protein: MSIYQFLKKSYTQDRRRENDWRLFLRLVPYARRSGRLLALSMCLLIPLALANAVQPLLIGQAISLIRNEPNAYEFLRNRPLSQGLNILLGLLLVANVIRLTLTGFQGYIVQKLGQKITAAIRQDLFQHVTSLAVRFFDRTAVGKLITRITSDVEVLGDVFSTGAIGIVSNLFSMLVLLGFMFSIQWQLTCMLLLMLLPVTWLIVYIQQQYRKANYKGREELSILNSQLQENVVGINVVQLFRREKFNAELFRATNSRYTQQMDQTIFYDSFISATLEWIGLIAIASVLCMGGWLLLGKSLAFGTLSAFILYAQQLFDPLRDFAEKFTVIQAGFTAIERVSDILDEPIEIRDRANVRFSIFDAKFGYIDEIVANLESPDVTFAPELGEIRFDHVWFAYKNDDYVIKDLDFTIHPGEKIALVGPTGAGKSSIIRLLCRLYEPTQGRILIDGVDIREVPQAELRRYMAVIFQEGFLFAGDVKSNISLGDGYTIEQIQQAAEQTNIAQFIEELPQGYDTQLRERGTNISSGQKQLLAFARAAIRNPQILVLDEATASLDVGTEALVQEALNQLLLRRTAIIIAHRLSTIRNVDRIFVLKRGELIEQGSHAQLIQEGGLYATLHNLQMLGT, translated from the coding sequence ATGAGCATCTATCAATTTCTGAAAAAATCTTATACGCAAGACCGTCGCCGTGAAAATGACTGGCGGTTGTTTTTGCGTTTAGTACCTTATGCACGTCGTAGCGGACGACTGTTGGCGCTGTCGATGTGCTTACTCATACCGCTTGCCCTAGCTAATGCCGTACAACCTTTGTTGATTGGCCAAGCTATCTCCCTAATTCGCAATGAACCAAACGCTTACGAATTTCTCAGAAATCGTCCCTTGTCACAAGGGCTAAATATTTTGCTGGGATTATTGTTAGTTGCGAACGTAATCCGACTGACTTTGACAGGCTTCCAAGGTTATATAGTACAAAAGCTAGGGCAAAAAATCACCGCAGCAATTCGCCAAGACTTATTTCAGCATGTGACATCTTTAGCAGTACGGTTTTTTGACCGCACAGCCGTAGGTAAATTAATCACCCGAATCACCAGCGATGTGGAAGTGTTAGGTGATGTCTTTTCTACTGGGGCAATTGGGATTGTGTCCAATTTGTTTTCCATGCTGGTGCTTTTGGGTTTTATGTTTTCCATCCAATGGCAACTCACTTGTATGCTGCTATTGATGTTGTTACCAGTTACGTGGTTAATTGTTTACATTCAGCAACAGTACCGCAAAGCTAATTACAAAGGGCGAGAAGAACTTTCTATTCTGAACTCACAACTACAAGAAAATGTGGTTGGCATTAACGTAGTGCAGTTGTTCCGTAGGGAAAAGTTTAATGCCGAATTGTTTCGCGCCACGAACAGCCGCTACACTCAGCAGATGGATCAAACCATCTTTTATGATTCATTTATTTCAGCAACCTTGGAATGGATCGGTCTGATTGCGATCGCATCTGTTTTGTGCATGGGTGGTTGGTTACTGTTAGGAAAAAGTTTGGCTTTTGGAACTTTATCTGCATTTATCTTATATGCCCAGCAATTATTTGATCCCTTAAGGGATTTTGCCGAGAAATTTACAGTCATTCAAGCTGGTTTTACCGCCATTGAACGCGTAAGCGATATATTAGATGAACCAATAGAAATCCGCGATCGCGCCAATGTGCGCTTCTCAATATTTGATGCAAAATTTGGCTACATAGACGAGATCGTTGCAAATCTAGAATCTCCAGACGTCACTTTTGCGCCTGAACTGGGAGAAATCCGTTTTGATCACGTCTGGTTTGCTTACAAAAATGATGATTACGTAATTAAAGACTTAGATTTCACCATTCATCCAGGTGAAAAAATTGCCTTAGTCGGCCCCACAGGTGCGGGTAAAAGTTCAATCATCCGTCTTTTGTGCCGCCTCTACGAACCCACCCAAGGACGCATTCTCATAGATGGCGTAGATATCCGGGAAGTACCACAAGCAGAACTGCGGCGCTACATGGCAGTAATTTTCCAAGAAGGCTTTTTGTTTGCTGGCGATGTTAAAAGCAACATTTCTTTAGGAGATGGTTACACCATTGAACAGATTCAACAAGCAGCAGAGCAAACCAACATTGCCCAGTTTATAGAAGAACTACCCCAAGGGTATGATACTCAACTGCGAGAACGGGGCACAAATATTTCTAGTGGTCAAAAGCAACTATTAGCCTTTGCGCGGGCTGCCATTCGCAATCCCCAAATTTTGGTATTAGATGAAGCTACCGCTAGTTTAGATGTTGGCACAGAAGCTTTAGTTCAAGAGGCATTAAACCAGCTTTTGCTCAGACGTACTGCGATTATTATTGCTCACCGCTTGTCTACGATTCGGAATGTAGACCGAATTTTTGTTCTAAAGCGCGGCGAATTAATTGAACAGGGAAGCCACGCTCAACTAATACAAGAAGGAGGGCTTTATGCCACTTTGCATAACTTGCAGATGTTGGGAACTTAG
- a CDS encoding acetoacetate decarboxylase family protein: MPYPQAPWTLQGYAIQTLHLVNVDQVRPLIPLELEIISVWPGKTLASVYLSHYGSGSVLEYSELIVVPALVNYQRKIGGWVSHIYVDNADSVAGGREIWGLPKELAKFTWQQGKYVTVHQENRKLCSLNYNQQSLAWRQWLSASAFGAKGADLLIFPAEFESVLGLISSKLEIPGESPFFGISLGQPWLTVRCEQMSLRIDAPKVVGQMAI; the protein is encoded by the coding sequence ATGCCATATCCACAAGCACCTTGGACACTTCAGGGCTATGCTATCCAAACTTTGCATTTGGTAAATGTTGACCAAGTACGCCCTTTGATTCCCTTAGAGTTAGAAATTATTTCTGTATGGCCTGGTAAAACTCTCGCTAGTGTGTATTTATCTCATTATGGGTCAGGCTCGGTACTGGAGTACAGCGAGTTAATTGTTGTTCCAGCTTTGGTTAATTACCAGAGAAAAATCGGTGGCTGGGTTTCCCATATTTATGTAGATAATGCTGATTCGGTGGCTGGCGGTCGAGAAATTTGGGGACTACCAAAGGAATTAGCTAAATTTACCTGGCAACAAGGAAAGTATGTTACTGTGCATCAGGAAAACCGGAAGCTGTGTAGTCTTAACTATAATCAACAAAGCTTGGCATGGAGACAGTGGTTAAGTGCTTCTGCTTTTGGCGCCAAGGGTGCTGATTTGCTGATATTCCCTGCTGAATTTGAGTCTGTGTTGGGTTTGATTAGTTCTAAGTTAGAAATCCCCGGCGAAAGTCCTTTTTTTGGAATAAGTTTAGGTCAGCCTTGGTTAACTGTGCGTTGTGAGCAGATGAGTTTGCGGATTGATGCGCCAAAGGTTGTAGGACAGATGGCTATCTAG
- a CDS encoding aromatic ring-hydroxylating oxygenase subunit alpha, with product MKNNDNFVLRNTWYYALPSNQIKPGMMISRIFLGEPVLLVRSQDGKVSAMTDICPHRGVPLSCGRFNGQEVECCYHGWRFDPVGRCTAIPSLVEEQQMDLSRFDVDSYEVREAQGNIWIYMADPDNPQPASEMEIPVIPGFGERSHQFVEVVKFPCFIDHAVVGLMDPAHSPYVHRAWWWRSEQLHEEVKQFDASPYGFTMRRHRLPANGGRLYWLIGGGVPETEISFRLPGVRIEETTIGNHRVVNLTAVTPISDTETEVTFALYWTLPWVGFFKPLLHVLARTFIGQDRTVVEKQQIGLKYNPVLRLIKDSDMQAQWYYQLKREYAKSVAEGREFVNPVKGQILRWRA from the coding sequence ATGAAAAATAACGATAACTTTGTATTACGTAATACTTGGTACTATGCTCTGCCTAGTAATCAGATTAAGCCAGGTATGATGATCAGCCGCATTTTCTTGGGAGAACCAGTGCTGCTAGTCCGCAGCCAGGATGGTAAAGTCTCCGCGATGACGGACATTTGTCCCCATCGTGGTGTGCCCTTGAGTTGTGGTAGATTCAATGGGCAGGAAGTGGAATGTTGTTACCACGGTTGGCGCTTTGATCCGGTTGGACGCTGCACTGCAATTCCATCTCTTGTAGAGGAGCAGCAGATGGATTTGAGTCGCTTCGACGTAGATTCCTATGAAGTCCGGGAAGCACAAGGGAATATCTGGATATATATGGCTGATCCCGATAACCCTCAACCTGCTTCTGAGATGGAGATTCCGGTAATTCCAGGGTTTGGTGAGCGATCGCACCAGTTCGTAGAAGTGGTAAAATTCCCTTGTTTTATAGATCATGCGGTAGTGGGTCTGATGGACCCTGCTCATTCACCTTATGTTCATCGCGCTTGGTGGTGGCGAAGTGAACAACTGCACGAGGAAGTGAAGCAATTCGATGCTTCGCCCTATGGCTTCACAATGCGACGACACCGATTACCAGCGAATGGGGGTCGATTATACTGGCTGATTGGCGGTGGTGTGCCGGAAACGGAGATTTCTTTTCGTTTACCTGGAGTCAGAATCGAAGAAACCACAATTGGCAACCATCGAGTCGTTAATTTAACGGCAGTTACACCAATTTCAGACACAGAAACTGAGGTAACTTTTGCTCTTTACTGGACACTTCCTTGGGTAGGATTTTTCAAGCCACTGCTACATGTGCTGGCGCGGACTTTCATTGGCCAAGACCGAACGGTTGTAGAAAAGCAGCAGATTGGCCTGAAATATAATCCCGTGCTGCGACTGATTAAAGACTCAGATATGCAGGCGCAGTGGTATTACCAGTTAAAGCGAGAGTATGCTAAGTCTGTCGCTGAAGGACGAGAATTTGTGAATCCTGTCAAGGGTCAGATACTCCGGTGGCGTGCTTAA
- a CDS encoding GNAT family N-acetyltransferase, which produces MPSYSDTMPEIETARLLLRPYTPQDLDELAPILSNPAVMRYSPRGPIPKDQVKEVTQRTLQFFITHWQQHGFGVWAVVEKATAKLIGHCGLNFLPNSPEVEVLYRLDEAYWNQGFASEAAKASLRYGFEQVKLDHIVAITAPEHKASRRVMEKCGLKYEKNAQFYNLDVVYYALARSEWRSDDSLYISQS; this is translated from the coding sequence TTGCCTTCTTACTCTGATACCATGCCTGAGATAGAAACTGCAAGACTGTTACTAAGACCCTATACTCCTCAAGACCTGGATGAACTTGCTCCCATTTTGAGCAACCCAGCAGTTATGAGGTATTCACCCAGAGGCCCTATACCTAAAGATCAGGTAAAAGAAGTAACGCAGAGAACATTACAATTTTTTATTACACACTGGCAACAGCACGGTTTTGGTGTGTGGGCTGTAGTGGAAAAAGCCACCGCGAAATTAATTGGTCATTGTGGGCTGAATTTTTTACCCAATAGCCCGGAAGTAGAAGTTCTCTATCGGCTAGACGAAGCTTATTGGAATCAAGGATTTGCCAGCGAAGCTGCAAAGGCAAGTTTGAGGTATGGCTTTGAGCAAGTCAAGCTAGATCATATCGTCGCCATCACTGCACCAGAACATAAAGCTTCGCGTCGTGTGATGGAGAAATGCGGGTTGAAATACGAAAAAAATGCTCAGTTTTATAACTTAGATGTAGTGTATTACGCTCTGGCTCGTTCCGAATGGCGATCGGATGATTCTCTTTACATTTCGCAATCTTAA
- a CDS encoding WD40 repeat domain-containing protein, with amino-acid sequence MDWISLLKSQQADFLQRVKKPKTYDLSLLESQVKGCHTEIMAFWGEPLARLQELSRQQAEVLARNPPPTPPEYPEPPDWTIPFPKYFQQQAQNYLLREHIVDRVITERLGKLVKKVSQDTVENMVLDDEGNLSGESKFSYVLKDNPQLSVQVYVADGESFNGIKKNKIRWSVTQEDLRKHQVLIFLCLFYPSTDKLGYDEKQSIITGFLPANQIELTEPKLYINPSNLLYAGGLNWYLESLISKKDTSPLINENAIADTIQTLPSEHCLKDIVGDWECWQTLQGHTRGINCLAFSSGCNNGKALPILASGSRGETKLWDLSKGELIDTLSEYPWVISGLVDEVNSLAFSSDGQTLVSCGADSTIKLWHVGALDLIDILHKHNGVVRCAAFTPDGRMLATGGDDRKILFWDLMQRQVAIALSLDDTAAHSLVLSRDGETLVTGSYRKIKVWRTLPQTGIKSLKDAQPLHTLMGHSHIVRSLAISADGKMLVSGSWDQTIKVWQLETGELVHTLKGHRDRVYAIALSPDGQIIASGSADKTIKLWHLQTGELLGTFTGHTHIVTALAFTASGEMLVSGSLDKTIKIWQRS; translated from the coding sequence ATGGATTGGATTAGCTTACTCAAATCTCAACAAGCTGACTTCCTTCAACGTGTGAAAAAACCTAAAACTTATGACTTATCTTTGCTAGAAAGTCAAGTCAAAGGTTGTCACACTGAAATTATGGCTTTTTGGGGCGAGCCATTGGCTAGACTCCAAGAACTTTCTCGCCAACAAGCAGAAGTTCTTGCCAGAAATCCGCCGCCGACGCCGCCTGAATATCCTGAGCCTCCTGACTGGACGATACCTTTTCCCAAATACTTCCAACAACAAGCCCAAAATTATCTTTTGCGAGAGCATATTGTTGACCGGGTGATAACTGAACGCTTGGGAAAATTGGTAAAAAAGGTATCACAAGATACCGTGGAAAACATGGTTTTAGATGATGAGGGAAATTTGTCTGGCGAAAGCAAGTTTTCTTATGTACTAAAAGATAATCCTCAGCTAAGTGTTCAAGTTTATGTTGCTGATGGAGAAAGTTTTAATGGTATTAAGAAAAACAAAATTAGGTGGTCGGTTACTCAAGAAGATTTAAGAAAGCACCAAGTATTAATTTTTTTATGTTTATTTTATCCATCTACAGATAAGCTAGGATACGACGAGAAACAGAGCATAATTACAGGCTTTTTACCTGCAAATCAAATTGAACTTACTGAACCAAAACTCTACATTAATCCGAGTAACTTGTTGTATGCGGGGGGGTTGAATTGGTATTTAGAATCACTTATTAGTAAAAAAGACACTTCGCCATTAATTAATGAGAATGCGATCGCAGATACAATACAGACTCTACCATCAGAGCATTGCCTTAAAGATATAGTCGGTGACTGGGAATGCTGGCAAACTTTGCAAGGACACACCAGAGGCATTAATTGCCTAGCTTTCAGTTCTGGGTGTAATAATGGCAAAGCTTTACCCATATTGGCAAGTGGTAGTCGGGGAGAAACGAAACTCTGGGATTTAAGCAAGGGTGAATTAATAGATACATTATCAGAGTATCCTTGGGTGATATCTGGGCTGGTGGATGAAGTGAATTCCCTAGCTTTTAGTTCAGATGGACAAACTTTAGTGAGTTGTGGTGCAGATTCCACAATTAAGCTTTGGCATGTAGGCGCTTTAGACTTGATAGATATTTTGCACAAACATAATGGGGTAGTGCGGTGTGCTGCCTTCACCCCAGATGGCAGAATGTTAGCTACAGGCGGAGATGATAGGAAAATTCTGTTTTGGGATTTGATGCAACGTCAGGTTGCGATCGCACTCTCTTTAGATGATACAGCTGCTCATTCCCTGGTTTTAAGTCGAGACGGGGAAACTTTAGTTACAGGTAGCTATCGCAAAATTAAAGTCTGGCGCACCTTACCCCAGACGGGGATAAAAAGTTTAAAGGACGCACAACCACTGCATACCCTCATGGGCCATTCTCACATCGTGCGTTCTTTGGCGATTAGTGCAGATGGTAAAATGCTGGTGAGTGGTAGCTGGGATCAAACGATTAAAGTTTGGCAATTGGAGACTGGGGAATTAGTTCATACTCTTAAAGGACATAGAGATAGAGTATATGCGATCGCATTAAGTCCCGATGGACAAATTATCGCTAGCGGTAGTGCAGATAAAACCATCAAATTGTGGCATCTACAAACCGGGGAATTGCTGGGTACGTTTACAGGTCATACTCATATAGTCACAGCATTAGCTTTCACAGCTTCCGGTGAGATGTTGGTTAGCGGGAGTTTGGATAAGACAATTAAAATTTGGCAACGGAGTTAG
- a CDS encoding SDR family oxidoreductase: MTSASYIFLAGASRGVGREIAQYLTAQQLKVRAFLRTTAVATELERIGIEVVQGDALNIEDVERAMLTDEPIHTVISTIGGLPSDVERPDYPGNKNLIDAAVKAGVQKFILVSSIGAGNSVVAASPQVLAVLGKVLAEKDKAEQHLIASGLTYTIIRPGGLKSEPATGNGVLTEDPHIIGSINRADVAQLVGRCLNSERANNKILSAIDRNMQFGQREFAEFNLQ; this comes from the coding sequence ATGACAAGTGCATCTTATATTTTTCTGGCTGGAGCAAGTCGCGGTGTTGGTCGAGAAATTGCTCAATATCTCACAGCGCAACAGCTAAAGGTAAGAGCTTTCCTGAGAACAACAGCAGTTGCAACTGAACTAGAAAGAATCGGTATTGAGGTAGTTCAGGGAGATGCCTTGAATATTGAGGATGTAGAACGCGCAATGCTGACAGATGAACCAATTCACACTGTTATCAGTACAATTGGCGGTTTACCATCAGATGTGGAAAGACCCGATTACCCTGGTAATAAAAATCTGATTGATGCAGCAGTTAAAGCTGGGGTGCAAAAGTTTATTCTTGTGTCTTCCATTGGTGCTGGCAATAGTGTTGTTGCTGCCTCACCCCAAGTTTTAGCGGTACTGGGAAAAGTTTTAGCTGAGAAAGACAAAGCTGAACAACACTTAATTGCCAGTGGACTCACCTATACAATCATCCGTCCTGGTGGACTAAAGTCAGAACCAGCAACGGGTAATGGCGTTTTAACTGAAGATCCGCACATTATTGGTAGCATCAATCGTGCAGATGTCGCACAGTTAGTTGGTCGCTGTTTAAATAGCGAGCGTGCCAATAATAAAATTTTGTCAGCCATAGACCGAAATATGCAGTTTGGACAAAGAGAATTTGCAGAATTTAATTTGCAGTAA
- a CDS encoding GGDEF domain-containing response regulator, producing the protein MKATHQGNQSLVLIVDNKEFNRQQLRLLVEQSGYRVVEAKDGTEAMNVFHQLHPDLVLLNAIMPDMDGFELCSMVQSIEQNKHTPILMITELEDTELIERVFQVSTMDYVTKPINWQVLRQRVRRLIEQSQLHQKLFAAKEELQRLATLVTIDFLTQVANRRRFEEYIDQEWRRMARLQQPLSLILLDVDFFKSYNDTYGHQAGDRALIEISKAIKNIVQRPADLVARYGGEEFAVILPDTDELGATKIAERICFAVRRLGITHSHSQVSSHITLSAGLSTVIPDPGSNFEEIITAADKALYQAKAAGRDRFRHNNLLVGSTWNYKWHKSSEEIATCESKYSGLQY; encoded by the coding sequence ATGAAAGCTACTCATCAAGGAAACCAATCTTTAGTTCTTATTGTTGATAATAAAGAATTTAACCGTCAACAACTGCGACTTTTGGTAGAACAATCCGGGTATCGAGTGGTGGAGGCAAAAGATGGCACGGAGGCAATGAATGTTTTTCACCAATTGCACCCCGATTTAGTACTCCTTAACGCCATCATGCCAGATATGGATGGGTTTGAGCTTTGCTCTATGGTACAGAGTATTGAACAAAACAAACATACTCCAATTTTAATGATTACCGAACTTGAGGATACTGAGTTAATCGAGCGAGTATTTCAAGTAAGCACAATGGACTATGTTACCAAACCGATTAACTGGCAAGTTTTACGTCAACGGGTAAGACGCTTGATTGAGCAATCGCAGCTACATCAAAAACTCTTTGCCGCTAAGGAAGAATTGCAGCGATTAGCTACGTTAGTTACTATCGATTTTTTAACTCAAGTAGCTAACCGCCGACGGTTTGAAGAGTATATAGACCAAGAGTGGCGGCGCATGGCACGCTTGCAACAGCCTCTGTCTCTCATCCTCCTTGATGTAGATTTTTTCAAATCTTACAACGATACCTATGGTCATCAGGCAGGCGATCGCGCTCTTATAGAAATTTCTAAAGCCATTAAAAATATTGTTCAACGCCCTGCTGATTTAGTCGCCCGTTATGGTGGGGAAGAATTTGCTGTGATTTTGCCTGACACAGACGAACTTGGTGCTACGAAAATTGCCGAGAGAATTTGCTTTGCGGTGCGAAGATTGGGAATAACTCATAGTCATTCACAAGTTAGTTCTCATATAACCCTCAGTGCTGGGTTGTCCACAGTAATTCCCGATCCGGGTTCTAACTTTGAAGAAATAATTACGGCGGCGGATAAAGCATTGTATCAGGCAAAGGCAGCAGGACGCGATCGCTTCAGGCACAATAACCTACTAGTTGGCTCGACCTGGAACTATAAATGGCATAAAAGTAGTGAAGAAATAGCTACATGTGAGTCTAAATATAGCGGTCTGCAATATTAA
- a CDS encoding pyridoxal phosphate-dependent aminotransferase yields the protein MESLTSRMQAVQSPIIPVVGELIKKSPGTISLGQGVVYYNPPPEAIEFLPKFLAEPSNNLYKSVEGISPLLTALAEKLQTFNGIEINGENCIVVTAGSNMGFMNAILAITNPGDEIILNTPYYFNHEMAIAMAGCRAVLVATDENYQLRPDAIAQAITPKTRAVVTISPNNPTGVVYSETALHQVNQICGDRGIYHISDEAYEYFTYNGVKHVSPGAFENSSEYTISLFSLSKAYGFASWRIGYMVIPKHLFVSVKQVQDTILICPPVISQYAALGALQAKAEYLESNIGAIAQVRQFVLDSLNRLQGLCSITPANGAFYFFLKVNTQMDALELVKRLIQEHKVAVIPGTTFGMDDGCYLRVAYGALQKETAKEGIERLVQGLETIVIS from the coding sequence ATGGAATCCCTAACCTCTCGTATGCAGGCGGTACAGTCGCCAATTATTCCTGTGGTTGGGGAACTGATTAAAAAGTCTCCTGGAACAATCTCTCTAGGACAGGGTGTTGTTTATTACAATCCACCACCGGAAGCGATAGAATTTTTACCAAAATTCTTAGCCGAACCCTCTAATAATTTATACAAATCAGTTGAAGGAATTTCCCCGTTGCTGACAGCACTTGCAGAAAAATTGCAAACCTTCAACGGTATTGAAATCAATGGGGAAAACTGCATCGTGGTGACAGCCGGGAGCAATATGGGATTTATGAATGCCATTCTTGCCATAACTAACCCAGGCGATGAAATTATTCTGAATACGCCCTACTATTTCAACCACGAAATGGCGATCGCAATGGCTGGTTGTCGTGCAGTGTTAGTGGCAACAGATGAAAATTACCAACTACGCCCAGATGCGATCGCTCAAGCAATTACCCCCAAAACACGGGCTGTGGTGACAATTTCACCAAATAACCCGACTGGAGTTGTCTATTCAGAAACAGCATTGCATCAAGTAAATCAAATTTGTGGCGATCGCGGCATTTACCATATCAGCGATGAAGCCTATGAATACTTTACCTATAATGGGGTAAAACACGTTTCCCCTGGTGCATTTGAGAATAGTAGCGAGTACACCATTTCTCTTTTTAGCCTTTCCAAAGCATACGGTTTTGCCAGTTGGCGCATTGGCTACATGGTGATTCCTAAACACTTATTTGTCTCCGTCAAACAAGTTCAGGATACAATTTTGATTTGTCCGCCAGTAATTTCCCAATATGCGGCTTTAGGGGCATTGCAAGCAAAAGCGGAGTATTTGGAGAGTAATATAGGTGCAATAGCTCAAGTTCGACAATTTGTACTCGACTCCCTTAACCGCCTACAAGGTTTATGTAGCATTACACCTGCCAATGGCGCTTTCTATTTTTTCCTGAAAGTTAATACTCAGATGGATGCTTTAGAGTTAGTTAAAAGACTAATCCAGGAACATAAAGTAGCAGTTATTCCAGGTACAACCTTTGGCATGGATGACGGATGCTACCTCCGCGTTGCCTATGGTGCGCTGCAAAAAGAGACGGCAAAAGAAGGTATAGAAAGATTAGTGCAAGGTTTGGAAACTATAGTTATAAGCTAG